A window of Ailuropoda melanoleuca isolate Jingjing unplaced genomic scaffold, ASM200744v2 unplaced-scaffold9405, whole genome shotgun sequence genomic DNA:
AATGGGCCCTTTGGAGGTGATGCCTTGACCCGGtgcaagggaggagggaggcacgTAGTGGAGAGGCGGTACGGGCGACTGACCTCAGCCATGGTCCCTTTGGCCCTGAGGAGGCAGCCCAGGAGGTGGAGGGGCACACACAGCATGGAGGAGAGAGCGAAGCCCCAGCCCATGGCCTCGCCCCACCACGGATACACGTAGGTGTTGTTGTAGACCAGCGGCTTGTAGTACACCACGTTGAAGATGAAGATGCCCTGTGGGTGAGAACCCCTGCTCTCAGCCGGTGGCGGGCCCGCGgcgtccctccccctgctcaaccTCCCCTGGCCCTTACCATGCAGACCAGTGGGGTGAAGAAGGACCAGCACCATTTCATCCAGGGGCAAGGTCGGTACCCGATCATGCAGGCGACGTCGTCCATGAACCGGTCAGCTCCTGGGGCGGGAGGGCTGGAGCTAGAGACCCCCGCTACCCCTGCACCGGGCCACGCCCCCAGCTCGCCCCTCGGCCCAGACCTACCGTACACCCAGGCGACCACCACGCACTCCCAGAAGGCCTGCCAGAGTAGGGTCGTGCCGCTGGCGGAGTAGTAGTCAAATAGCTGGAAGACATACATCCCGCCCTGGGGACAGAGCCGGGTCAGGGAAGGTGGCAGGCAGCTGGAGGCCAGgggcagcccccaccccgcccccactcacATCAGTCACCATGGAGAGGTCGATGACAAAGCAGAGGGCACAGCAGAGGGCCACAGAGATCTCCCTTTGGAAACGGAAGTAGTAGGAGGCCGGGAGGAGGTCGAGCAGGCCAGTGATGAAGCCTTCCACACCTACGAACTGCGGCCAGGTGCTGAGGCCAcgcccctccccctacccaccGGCCATCTCCCCTCACccagtgccccccccaccctctcaGCCCCCTCTGTTCTGTCACCCCCTGCAAACCTGGCTGTCCAGGCCGAGCAGCAGCAGCATGAAGAAAAACAGGGCAGCCCAGAGCGGGGCCACAGGCATCAGCGTGACGGCCCGGGGGTAGGCGATGAAGGCCAGGCCAGGGcctgagggggaaggggcagggtctAGACACAGGCGTGCCCCACCCACGTTCCATGGTCGTCATTGCTCGCCCCCCTCGTCCTCCCCCTCCCAAATGGATGGAGGACACGGGGCCATCCCGTGGCCCAGGGCCCTTCCAC
This region includes:
- the LOC100478131 gene encoding sodium- and chloride-dependent creatine transporter 1, with the protein product SPQVWIDAGTQIFFSYAIGLGALTALGSYNRFNNNCYKDAIILALINSGTSFFAGFVVFSILGFMAAEQGVHISKVAESGPGLAFIAYPRAVTLMPVAPLWAALFFFMLLLLGLDSQFVGVEGFITGLLDLLPASYYFRFQREISVALCCALCFVIDLSMVTDGGMYVFQLFDYYSASGTTLLWQAFWECVVVAWVYGADRFMDDVACMIGYRPCPWMKWCWSFFTPLVCMGIFIFNVVYYKPLVYNNTYVYPWWGEAMGWGFALSSMLCVPLHLLGCLLRAKGTMAEVSRPYRLSTTCLPPPLHRVKASPPKG